Genomic DNA from Nyctibius grandis isolate bNycGra1 chromosome Z, bNycGra1.pri, whole genome shotgun sequence:
GACGAGACACGCTTTGCCGGCAGGTCCCGAAGACACCCGAGGTGGCGGGGCGGTGACAGCCGCACGCCCGTTGTTCCCATTTCTCGCCGTGGATgactgaaggcagcagcagtgagaaaaCACCCCGGCTGCAGCTGCCTGAAATCCTGCCACGCTCTCCCCTGTCCTTCCTCGCCCGCTGTCCCTTTCCCCGGCCCGTCCCCGCCGCGCTCCCAGACCCGGCGCTGCTCAGCCACCGACGACCGACCGTGTCTTTGGCCCCGTTTCGGTTCCTCCTCTCCTTGACCTTGAAGGGCCTCGGGAGCAGCAACTACAGCCCAAACAGCGTCGGTGCTGCCAGGCAGCCCCTCGCGGGCCACCCCCTGCTTCCCCCGGGGCCGGTGGGGACGCGGCTGGGGCGCGCCGTGCTGGTGCTGCCGGCAGCGAACACCCCGCCCCCGGCCGGGGACGCGCACGGCAGGCTCGGGGGTGGAGGGTTCGCCTCTCCCTCCCGCTGCCCCCTTCGTGCCGCACCCGGCCTCGTTTCTCCCTGGGTTGCCTTTGGCTATTAGAGAAGTAGGGCTGTAACTAGCCCCTCCAGTTAGGGGCAAAAAGAGAGGGAATAAAACTTTTCGGGGAGGAAGCTCGGATTTAGCACGGCGGAGGTGTCGGTGCGCTCTGTTctttaaatattcctttttttctcgAGGGCGAAGAGGTACGGGAGGAGAAGGTGACACATCGCAGAGGGCTGACTCTTGTGTTGGGTCTAAGAGGTGTCAAATTAATTTCTACCAATTGTGTGTGAAATCGTTGCCAAAGTCTACTTTGGGATACAGAGACTTAACTTAGTTATGGGCACCCTGCTGACTTAGGAAAATAAGCCTTACTACCCAGTCAGGCATTTAATGTGGATGTTAAATCATTTGTGATTACTAATGTCTAAGTACTTTGTCATTGCCAAGCTCTCATTTTCCATCAGAGCAATTCTAATTGATTTAAATAGTCTGTTTCGCCTTGGTGCACGCATGATCACGTCGTAAGTGGTCTTTAGGACTATTTTAATTGCCAAGGatgtttttccttaagaaaatcTCTGCGCCCAGAGCAGAACAAATTATTATTGCAATCTACAAATACACAAACattgtttttctcccctctctgcaTGTTTTGTTACACCAGCCTCTCTTGTGTTTTGGGGGGCTCCAGTCTTAATTTATGCAAAATTAATTGATATATCTTTTATAATTGATGTGCTGTAAAATTAATGAGTAATTTATGTAATTAGTCAATTAAGGATAATTCCAGCATATGTTCAATATGCCCAGAAGGTGTACTTTACAAGTAGTTATTTGTCCAGGAGTTTGATGCTGAGAAAACTacctaattaattttttatgcaTATCAGCTTAGTATCTATTTAACAGCTCCCTTTGTGATAAGAGATTTAATATTTATCTTTCTAACATGTCTGAGAGGATGTACAGCGGATTAGCCTCATGGAACCTTTAAGAAGGCCCTTCCACTCCAACGGCTTCTCGCTTTAATTATAAGAGATCTTTTCTCCAAATGGTCTCCAACACACGCACACGCTTAAAGGTGCGGCGCTAGTGTCAGGGACATTATAAATAGCCATCATTAGAAAATGTTTAGGGGCAACGCAGAGATCATTTGGACCCACctttttaatattcttcttctttccctgtcGATGACCCTTTAAATATATCTTAGAGGACTTAAGGGGCTGCCGAGGCATAGTGAGATAGATCTGTTGGCTAATTAATTGACACTGTTTTGAATATTCATATCTAATATAGCCAGTATGCTCTTAATTACATTGTTGGACTTTTCTCCAAGGAGGCTAAATCACCAAAGACTTAATTAATGTAATGTATTCCAGAACTGGCTGGCTCAAAAGGAAGACAGTTGCTGTCAAGAGTTGCACCATGACACCTGGCTGCTGATGAACAGTCTTTTGTTATTACTCTTTGCAGGAGACCGGGAaagtttttgctgttgttgttgttgctattAGTAGTAGTGTGGTGTTCTCTCCTTCATTTAAAGAGACAGCAATTGCGAAAAGCGCTGCCGCCGAGGACGGCGGGTGCGGTGTCTTTGGCTCATCTGTACCTCGCACACGTGGCGGGTCGGGGCTGGCGTCAGCTCCGGCAGCGACCGCGCAGGTACTGCGCGGCCCTacgccccgctccgctcccctccgcggcggggcggccgcgcaTAGgtctgccccagccccgcgcacCCGCGGTGCCAGACGCCCGTCTTCCGCGGGCGAGCAAGCGGCTGGCGGGGCCGAGAGCCGAGAGGCGCGGCGGGCGGCTGCGCGGGCAGCAAAGGAGATCTCCGCGGTGGCGGGACGGGGCGAGGCGCTGGGGTGCCGGAGGGGGACCGCGGCCTTACCCCCAACTGGTTCGGGCATCCAGCTCACAGTCGCCTCCGAAATTGCAGCTGGGGCGGCACCCCGACGTTTTCCGTCAAAGGCAAGTGCCCTGCGGgcaccagcccctgcctgcccgcTGCTCTCACGGCCGAGGCACCCGTCTGAGCTGGGGTCGCGCCGCTAGAACGGGCTTCCCTCCTGTTGGGCAAACCGAAGGAGGCACGGGGTGCTTTCCAGTCACCCCGGGCTCTGCCCGTTAACTCTCTGCTGCCAGTAACATCGTGCCCCAAAAACCGCCCGTCACTTCCAGGGTCACACTGGCAGCGCGGGCTGCCCGTGTAGGCAAAGCACCCTCTCCTGAGACTCTCCTGAGACGGAACGGGAATGCGTAGCGTTGGCTTGGGAAGGGAGATGTGGGTGTGCGCCGACGCTCCGCTATGAAACGACCAACCGATCTCGCTTCATAAAACGGCAAGTCAGGACACGCGGTCCGGCTCGGCCGTTTTCTTGGTGTGTTTTCTCGCCAAGGACAGCAAGCCGTTCCCGGGAGCGGGGGGTACCCTCATCCTTCCCTACTCCCTCACCTCATGAAAGGCAGGTGTGATTATCCTTCATCCTGCCTGACTTCACTTCGCCTTAAAATTAGCATCGGTGCCAGCAAGTTGCGATAAACAGAAGGACTAGGTAGCAGGAGACAcgggcagaagaaaaaaaaagacagaaataaaagagagagagagggatgaAGGGAAAGTGCGTCTCTGTTGGCAATACCTGTCCTAATGCAAGAGTAGAGCCCATCCTCCTCTGAAACTGGCGGATCTTGAACTAAAGGCTCCAGGAGGAGGCTGATGGTGATGGCTTTTTCCCTGCACGAAGATACCTCTCCCAtcaaggagggaggagagcttGGCTCTATCAATCTGTGCTTTGAGGCTGGCCGTCCACCGAgtacagctctgctctgtttccCTCAATGATGCAGCCCTTGCCAATTTAACCCCGTGTCACCAAAGCCTTATCTGAAGGGTAAAGCCAGGCAGATCGCGGCAAAACAAGAAGGCAGGTGTGCCTAAAGTAGCGCCAATCCTGCAAAGAAAGGAGACGTGACAATCACCCTGCTCCAGAAAAGCCCCGACCATCTTCCGGAGGAGAGTTTTGCCTGTGAAGGCGATTGAGGTATGTAAGGAGAAGTAACTTCCCAAGGGCAATAAAACTTTATAGTGACTTTTCTGGGTGacaaaagcctgaaaaatagTGTTGCCAGGTGGGGAGGGATACTGCGACAACTGTAGTAACCGAGGGTGGCTGCCAGCAGTGTATCATTTGTAAATCATTACCCCCTGAAGCCTGAAATGGCCTGCTCGATGTCAGCGTGATGACCCGAGGTGTTTTTCTTTGGGCAGTTGTCTCAGAGGCTTCAAGAAACAGGGGGCGCATTCACAAACACCTAGATGGACCACAGCCCTGCGGTGGTGCTGCCAAATAAACTCACATACTAACAGATTAGGCAATAGCCCGTGCAGGCAAGTACTTTTCCGATAGCTTGGGAAGAACTACCGTGATTTAGACCGGTTAAATGCGGGCTTTCTCCGACACCCTTTTGCCTAGCAGAAGTCCCACCTTGGAGGCCGACGGGAGCGCAGGGAACAGGGCTGGTGGCACTGCAGCCGGGGGTTTCCCGCAGAGGTCCCCGCCGGAGGATGGTGTCCAGAGAGCCGGGGGCTCTGCTCCTTGCCTCCCCCACCTCCTTCCAGCGAAATAGCGAGTTACCGTTGCCTCTGAGAGCGGCCGCTTTTGGGAAGGGATCAGAGAAGAACAGATGCAAACAGAGCATTTCGGGTCTCACCGGGCTCCGGCTGGATCTGTTCTCCCGCGAAAAACAAAATCCGACAGCAACGGAGATGAAGAGGGTTGGTCTGCGAAAGGGCCAGGCTAACCCGCACCCGTAGGGGAAACGCAGAGTTACTAACTGGTGAGGTGAGGCAGGCAATGACTTTCAGATCCAGGACTTAGAATCTGAGGATAGGAGCAGGGTTTTTAGTCGGTTAGGACGGGACTAATCAGTAAAACACGAAAAaatttttctgggaaaatgCACAGACACATCAGGAAAGACGACCGAATGTCGGCTCTCGCCGTGCTGGCAATACGGGGAAAAGCTCTTCAGGACGCACCATGTAAATGTTGCTGCCACTGTAACTGTGTGCTAGTTTCTCAGATGCAAAGTGAATGCTTTAGACAATAACTTGAAACTTTTTTAAAGCACGCCCTTCCTCGCGAAATTTGGCTTTACAAAATTTTGGCCActtattctgtttcttctttacCTTAGGTTATGCTCTTTACTTGACTACCCTTGGTAGTATAACACTATTAAATACCCTTAAGGAAGGGATCTAAGTTAGTAATTTCTTCAACCCCCTTAGCAGAGATTACATGTAGACATTTAAAaggttttccctttttgtttttccgCTCCTCTTTGCCATTTCTACCTGCAACCCCTGAGTCGTAGAGAGACAACCAACTAGCAACAACCCGCTTCGATGCTCAAATCAGCCCCCCCAATGTCGTAAGGGGAGTGCGGGCGGCACGGCAGGCCGGGTCCTGCCTgcaccccggccccggcgctgctgcagggagggaaagggcaCCTGCGGCGGCTGACCCACGGCACCGGCGTGGGAGGGAGGGCTGAAGagagctctttttattttttattctagtaAGGGTCTTTCAACCTATTTGTTTATTTAGCCAGTAAAAGTCGGACTAATAATTTTAACGCGGACACCTCTTATAGCATCTCTCTAATTGAGCTCTGGTAGATGCTGATGTTGGGCACGGTTTCTTCCAACTCTAGCGGCAGCAAAGAGAGCAGGCTTCTCTGTTTCTTGCTCAAATCTACAGCCTGCCCGCTGTATGTTACAGTACGTTTGGAGGACAGATATGAATTGTTGCACTGTTCATTGAGTCCTACTAATGAGCCGGTTTAAATCAACACTGGCGCTAAGTAGCTCGTCTCGAAGCGTACAGAGGATGCTCTGGCTCGTGCTTTCACTGTTTTCTACGAGACGCGGCCAGTAACAAGAGTTGATCGTAACGATACGAGCGTCGGATTTTTTGCATCTCTCTTGTTTTTGTACTAGGCTTCGCATAGCTTTTAAAACTTAATGAAAGGGATGTTAAGAGATTACTCCAAAGGGTCCGCTTTTCCCGGGGGCTGGTTCCCGGGCTAGTTTGGCGCCCGTTTCCCCGGGATGATTGGCACGACTCGCCTTTGGGACGAGGAAAGACCTCTCCCGTTTTCCACCTCCCGGTGCTGCGGTGCTCTCGGGGGCCCTTTGCGCTTGTTGCTCGAAGCAAGGCTGTGCGGGAACGAGGGGCCAAGGGGGAGGAATGCGGATACGGGGGCTGCGAAAgggctggggagaagagggggaaggagggagcttCCCTGCTCAGACTGCGGTTCCCTGCCCTGTGTTCTGAAAGCGGATCTCGCCCTCACATAGCGTTtccccagcaccctggctcCACCTTGCTCTGCTGAGGAGGTGTGAGCGAGAGGGGAGCCGGGGAGCGGCTTCTCGCTCCTTTTCCACGAGGCGCCAAGTCCCCGAGCAGCTGTCATGTGATAGCAAGAGAGCAGGAGCCGCGGGGGTCTCCCGGCTCGGGCATCGTTACAAAACCGCGCCAGAGCGCGCAGCCCCGCCACAgccgcggcggccgccgcctcGCTCGcctccgctccccgccggcTCCCGGCGCTCGCCtccgccgcccgccgcaaacTTTTAAGGACACCGGACTGAGCGGTGAGAGGGGcgtttttatttctttcctcacaGTCTCTGCAGAGGTCCCGGGTAATTTCGTGCTCCCGAGCCCTCGGTGCGTGCCGAGTACCAGCTGCAGCGGAGCGTgccaggcggcggcggggaagCTCGGGAGACTCGGCGGCCTCCAGGAGGAAAGCGGGGACACCAGCGGAGGCCGGGACCTGCCgctgccccgcgccccccgAGGTGCCACGGCCTGGGCGGCAGCTGCCTCTCCGGCAAGCAGCGAGGCAAGCGCACCCCGCGGGGCGAGACTGCCCGAGGGAGACGTGCGCGGAGCCCGCCGGCGGGCCGCGGGGCGGTCGCGGTCGCGCGTGGGCCGGGCGGGTGGCGCCTAGGATGTAGaagcggcggcggggcagggcagcGCCGTTCCCGGCACCCCGAGCCCGCCGTGCGCGGGGCAGAGCGGCGCCCGGTgcggcgcggcggggagggATCGTGCGGCCGCGGGAGGGCTGCGGCGCGGCGGCGATGCCCAGGCCGGGGAAGAGCTCGTACAGCGACCAGAAGCCGCCCTACTCCTATATCTCCCTGACGGCCATGGCCATCCAGCACTCGACCGAGAAGATGCTGCCCCTCAGCGACATCTACAAGTTCATCATGGAGCGGTTCCCTTACTACCGGGAGCACACGCAGCGCTGGCAGAACTCCCTCCGCCACAACCTCTCCTTCAACGACTGCTTCATCAAGATCCCCCGCCGCCCCGACCAGCCGGGAAAGGGCAGCTTCTGGGCGCTGCACCCGGACTGCGGGGACATGTTTGAAAACGGCAGCTTCCTCCGCCGCCGCAAGCGCTTCAAGGTCCTGCGCCCCGAGCATCACCtacccggcggcggcggcggcgggccgagcggcggggccggtggCGGCGGCCCCGGAAAGCCCCCGGCTCCCGCCCCGCACATGGTGCACTACTTCCACCCGcacccgccgccaccgccgccgccgcctcccccgggCAAGGTGCCGGGGCTGACGGGCTCCGAGGCGGTCGTGGCCGCTgccgcggccgccgccaccGTGGGGAGGCTGCCGCAGTTCTCGCCCTACGGGAGCAGCCAGCCTTCGGGCTTCAAGCACCCCTTCGCCATCGAGAACATCATCGGCAGAGATTACAAGGGCGTGCTGCAGGCCGGAGGGCTGCCGCTGGCCTCGGTGATGCACCACCTGGGCTACCCGGTGCCCAGCCAGCTCAGCAGCGTCGTGAACTCCATGTGGCCACACGTGGGGGTGATGGACTCCGTGGCCGGCGTGCCCGTGTCCCCCGACTACGGACCCTTCGGGGTGCCCGTGAAGGCGCTCTGCCACCCGCCGGCACAGACCATGCCCGCTGTCCCGGTGCCCATCAAGCCGTCGCCGGCGATGTCCGCTGCCTCGGCCATCCCCGCTCTGTCGGTCGGCGCCTCGCAGATCTGCCCCGCCGCTTCCCCGGCCTCTGCTTCGCTGCTGGAACAGGCCGCGAGCAACACTCCCGAGGCCAAGGGCTCCCTCCACTCCGTCCTGGTGCACTCCTAAAGGGCAGGGGGTCGGGGGGAGAGAGGCCCCCAGGCTCCCAGGGGAGAGGATGAGGGAGTACAGGACATGCGTGCGGCACGGAAACCCGACAGATCTCATGACTATACCCTTGCTGGTGTCTGTGTTTTTATTGTGTACAATCACATTATTTGAGAGCCAGGTCGCAGGTAAGAGCTTTTATCGTCGTTAAATATCGTTAGTGCCGGAGAGGTGATGTGAAAAGTCACAGTCGGGGTCAAAGGGGCTGGCtcggaggaagggagggaaggtcTCCCCGCCACCCCGACAGCCTACGGCACGGGGTGTCCGCGCAGCCCGGGCTCTCCGTCGAGCCACCTCCCGGGGCGGCTGGCCCGGAGGTCCCGCGAAACTCAGGGCCTTGTGGGAGATGGTCTGCAGTCTGCCGGCGGCTGGGTGGAGCAGAAGGGTAAAACCCCCACCGAACCCtgcttctcccccttccccgaGGGACGGGAAACCTCTGCCCTGCCGTCCCGTAAATCTTGCTCCGAAAGAGGCGGGCAAAGCAGTTGCCTTGGACCCTGGAGAGCTGCGGGGCCTCAGGACGTGTAATGTTCGCTGTTTAAAGAGTAAGCTTTAAATAGCTCGATTAATTAGTGGGAATTTAAATGACAACGACAATGATGGCGAAGGGCTTCTTTAACTACGGATCACTTGTCCTTCCCCCTCACACTTTTACAGTCCATCCCAATGTTTCACATCGAAGGGCAATACCGTAGGAGGGACTGAGGTGTGACCTGTCCTCTTAAGCTGTGAGTGAGTGTCCGAATTCCCCggtttctcattaaaataaaacgAGCCCGGGGATTCGTACGTTGTGCTTTTCACATCACCTTGCCCCTCTCACAGATATCGCTGTTTTGTATGTGTTGCTTGCCGTCTTTGCCACGTGAGTGTGAACACTAAAACCTGCTGGGGTGAGGGGAGCCAACAGAAGATCGGTTGAAAAATTATTCGGGAAAAAGCACTTTACAACCTTCCAACAGACGAGAGGTCTGTGTAAAGCAGAGGGGTCAGAAGTCAGAGCGCGACGCAATGGCTGATGAGTCCCGGCTGGTTTGTGAGTGATCGCTGCCGTACCCTGCTGTACACCAATGCTCATTAAAGCCCATCTATTCATTTGcttctgctggtgctgctgtttaaaatacTCGCCTTTCACACCGGTCAAGAAACGCGGGCTCGTAGGGTAGGTCTGCACTccacccctccccccctccaaactgacagaaatacacaaaagtTTTCTTGGAGGCAAAgcaaggggaggaaagggaaagaaacgTCTTACAGGTAAATCGCCTACTGCTGCAGAGACGCTTTGACTCGCCGCTATCCGCAGCTCAGGGGCCAAGCGCCGGCGGTCGGGTCTGAGGAGAGGCCACCCGCTCGTATCCCGATCGCACAGAAGGCAATTGGAGTTTTGTCACTGGTGTCCGTGGGTGCTGGATCCCCGCCGCTTTCTGGGATTTATCGGCTTCATGACGGCGGACCTGCCGTGCCCCGAGACGTCAGGTCGCAGTCCCAGCCTCTGGGGAAGGGTACGCTGTGTCAGGCTGGTCCTTCTCGGTGGACCTCCAGCCAGGGAAACTATTGCTAGGAAAAGCAAACCTGTTTGGCCTCGAGTGCCAGCTATCCAAAGTTTTCCCCACGCACACTCGTGGGGTCTGTTCGACCACCTGAACAGACCACAGCTGGAACAGTTGAATTTCCCGTTGTTCCCTCTGCTCTAGAAGGGGGTTACACCTTAATTTCCAAAATTATAACATTTCTAGGGCTGAAAAAGTACTAATATTAATGTTATGCTAATGAGGCACGGATCAGTATCACGGTTTGGAAATCGGCTGGAAGGGGAATTGCCTCAAAAGTTTTGCAGCCAGATAAACGGAGCAGTGATCGCACAtccaaaagaaataataataataaaaaaaaagtgcttcacattttctttactCCGCTGTCTTCCATTCTAGTCAGGGAGCCAACTCggtatttctgctgctgaaaactAGTTGCTTATAAAAAGGGCAATCCCCCAAATAAATGGCGAATAGCACTAGTTCTATATAGCTCGATGTATTTAACTATATTATACCGCTCTCAATATAGCggtatatttattatattatttcgCTATATCAGTCCATAGCCTCTCAGGGAAGCTGAGTTGGGTCTAAGGGGCAAGAGGAATGGGAAATCCGGAGCAGCAGAAGAGCTAATCCTCCTGGGAGTTATTCAGAGGATTCTGGACAGTTTAAAGCTTCCAGATAACCTTCTAAACTTCCTCGCGGGAAAACTCCATTTGCCGTAAGGAGGCCGGTCCGGGAGGCACGGCGCCGCAGAGCTGGGTGCCGCAGCGGGGTGTAAGCACAGGGCCCGCCGCCACCCCCCCGGCGTCCCCGGGCAGGGAGCAGGCGGCGGCCGGGCAGCCGGGACAGGTGTCGCGACAGACTCCGGCGGCCGGGGCAGGGCGCCCGGCGCAGCGGGGTGTCACGACGGGAGAGGATGTCTGTCTGCATCCGAGGCGGGGCGGAGGGTCCGGCCCTCACCCCGCGCCGGGGCGGAGGTGTCCGCGGATGAGGGCCCCGGCCGCGGAGTGCCGTGAGTGCGCCCGGTTTGCAGCGGGCTTCCCTCGTCAGCGGCAGCCCGGGGCAGCAGGGAGTCCAGGCCGCGGGTCACTCGCCCAGAGGGTTTGGTGTAACTCCCTAGGCGGTTTTCTACACTTTGTATGACCGAAAGACGGTGACCTTTTTCGTAGCTCGTACAATGAAAATTATAGAAGGTTAGAACCTGCTGGTTTCAGATTgttagagagaaagaaaaaattaactaattgagaaatattttctaattcgtttgtacattttttccttatttttaagaacTCCATCTCTAAACGTAGCCCTTGCAACATTACACAAATTTTGTGTCAAGAGCCAAAAATCTCAATATATAAACAAAACTAATCTCAGTGCTGCTTAGAAATAGATGATGGTACAAGATGTAGAGAAATGAAATAGTACCCTTTTCTCCAAGCAGAAAAGCAGGTGTAAACTGGTGAAGGATAAGATTTTCACTTGACAAATTAAACTGGAGAACAGTTTTGTGCTAACTGCAAGATTTTGTCTATCTACTATACTGGTACACCTCATGCAGAAACCGCTTGCCTTCAGTTTAAAGGACATATGTGTTCTGCACAGAAAAGGCAGCTGAGCCTTTACCgagtgggtgcaggcaggatggttgtaaacagaagaaacagatgcAAGCAGGACAAGCAAGCTTAATCTTCATATCATTAGGCTGCCAAAGGTAATGAAGTAAAAGTTAGTATTAGAAGAATGGAGGCCTAAGAAAAGGCATTGATCTCACCCCAGTATGCTTCTGATTTATTTGTGGCTAGCTAATGTAGTGATTATTATTTCTGCCTATGGGAAACTATTCCTAATCGAGGCATTGCTTTGTGTGTTATGAGTCCATAGGGCATgcaagtaaagaaagaaaagcaaatgcactAAGATTTGTAGAattaattaatgtattttatgttcTGAAATTCGCCAATAGCAGTGCTTCAGTGGGTATATTCTGATCCCAGTGATACCTGCTACAATGTAACTACCAGTGTTGTAATTGAAATCTGGGCTCCATTGACTCAAACCTGAAGCCTCTCTGTCCAGAAATTGATCTGCTTGGAATT
This window encodes:
- the FOXB2 gene encoding forkhead box protein B2 isoform X2, whose translation is MPRPGKSSYSDQKPPYSYISLTAMAIQHSTEKMLPLSDIYKFIMERFPYYREHTQRWQNSLRHNLSFNDCFIKIPRRPDQPGKGSFWALHPDCGDMFENGSFLRRRKRFKVLRPEHHLPAPPGKVPGLTGSEAVVAAAAAAATVGRLPQFSPYGSSQPSGFKHPFAIENIIGRDYKGVLQAGGLPLASVMHHLGYPVPSQLSSVVNSMWPHVGVMDSVAGVPVSPDYGPFGVPVKALCHPPAQTMPAVPVPIKPSPAMSAASAIPALSVGASQICPAASPASASLLEQAASNTPEAKGSLHSVLVHS
- the FOXB2 gene encoding forkhead box protein B2 isoform X1, which encodes MPRPGKSSYSDQKPPYSYISLTAMAIQHSTEKMLPLSDIYKFIMERFPYYREHTQRWQNSLRHNLSFNDCFIKIPRRPDQPGKGSFWALHPDCGDMFENGSFLRRRKRFKVLRPEHHLPGGGGGGPSGGAGGGGPGKPPAPAPHMVHYFHPHPPPPPPPPPPGKVPGLTGSEAVVAAAAAAATVGRLPQFSPYGSSQPSGFKHPFAIENIIGRDYKGVLQAGGLPLASVMHHLGYPVPSQLSSVVNSMWPHVGVMDSVAGVPVSPDYGPFGVPVKALCHPPAQTMPAVPVPIKPSPAMSAASAIPALSVGASQICPAASPASASLLEQAASNTPEAKGSLHSVLVHS